The proteins below are encoded in one region of Paenarthrobacter ilicis:
- a CDS encoding GntR family transcriptional regulator, whose translation MKGSLTVAEAMPENGNGRDEEARAENVYQLVLEGIVTGTYAQGMRLRERELSELYNVSRIPVREAIQRLEQDGFVATFPRRGAVVRQLTLTDVNELFDVRLCLETFAARMAATRVAEGSDGGRLEELMAASKEAIDDDRTEDVALISAELHAEIVRLSGNRLLIESVKPLFGRMRWIFGLAHNRSNELQRDEHTELCNAILKGKPELAYSLAYSHIELGREPVLAGLAQTLEP comes from the coding sequence ATGAAGGGAAGTTTGACAGTGGCTGAGGCGATGCCGGAGAACGGGAATGGCCGCGATGAAGAGGCCCGCGCGGAGAACGTCTACCAACTGGTGCTGGAAGGCATTGTCACGGGCACCTACGCGCAGGGGATGAGGTTGCGGGAGCGTGAGCTTTCGGAGCTCTACAACGTCTCCCGCATTCCCGTGCGCGAGGCAATCCAGCGCCTGGAGCAGGACGGTTTTGTAGCCACCTTCCCCCGCCGCGGCGCGGTGGTGCGGCAGCTGACCCTCACGGATGTCAACGAGCTTTTTGACGTGCGCCTTTGCCTGGAGACCTTTGCGGCACGCATGGCCGCCACCCGTGTTGCCGAGGGCAGCGACGGCGGACGGCTCGAGGAACTCATGGCTGCCTCCAAGGAAGCAATCGACGACGATCGGACGGAGGACGTCGCCTTGATCAGCGCCGAGCTCCACGCCGAAATCGTGCGCCTCTCCGGGAACAGGCTGCTCATTGAATCCGTGAAACCGCTGTTCGGGCGGATGCGCTGGATATTCGGGCTGGCCCACAACCGCAGCAACGAGCTGCAGCGTGATGAACATACCGAACTCTGCAACGCTATCCTGAAGGGTAAGCCGGAACTGGCCTACTCACTGGCGTACTCGCACATCGAGCTGGGCCGCGAACCTGTTCTGGCCGGCCTCGCCCAGACACTGGAACCTTAG
- a CDS encoding beta-N-acetylhexosaminidase, with the protein MHTTDTLIPRPSHVELADGPGFTLSPTARIAAPAEAAQVAEQLAEFLRRGTGFGLPVTGDATPGDITLALEDASDGGPEAYALSVTREGVRLTASTPAGLFNGMQTLRQLFPAAIESGSRGHGADSGADDAWVIPAVQIADAPRFAYRGLMLDVARSFFTVAEVKQQIDVMVQFKLNALHLHLTDDQAWRIEIHDPGAERNPSGLDYSQLTALGGTGAVEVPTALPPRGNQGFYTQQDFRDIQAYAADRNVLVVPEIDLPGHVNAALAAIPQLNPDGLAKPMSTTAEVGWSTLTAGLPATYEFAREVLHQLAAMTDGPYLHIGGDEAHVTGHDDYVDMVQQFVRIAAATGKGVVGWNEFAAVELPEGAVVQYWHGEFTNTVKQAEAGARVIMSPAANTYLDQKYSPESPVGLSWVEGGPFTWSEYYNWDPAQGGLHDSRILGVEGPLWSETVRNNHQAQWLLFPRAISLAEVGWSGQELRNGGDFRRRLGAFGERLTNQGVTFQEAPDVDWSAQPEWPFPGQMTASDSKYGTIEA; encoded by the coding sequence ATGCACACGACGGATACTTTGATCCCGCGGCCCTCCCACGTTGAACTTGCGGACGGTCCGGGTTTTACGCTCTCCCCCACAGCCCGCATCGCCGCGCCGGCGGAGGCCGCGCAGGTGGCAGAACAACTGGCTGAATTTCTGCGCCGGGGCACGGGCTTCGGACTCCCCGTCACCGGGGACGCCACGCCGGGGGACATCACCCTCGCCCTGGAGGACGCGTCCGACGGCGGCCCTGAAGCGTACGCGCTCAGCGTCACCCGGGAGGGCGTCCGCCTCACAGCCTCCACACCCGCTGGACTCTTCAACGGGATGCAGACGCTGCGGCAACTCTTCCCCGCGGCCATCGAGTCCGGGAGCCGGGGCCACGGTGCAGACTCCGGCGCGGACGACGCGTGGGTGATTCCCGCCGTCCAGATCGCGGACGCACCGCGGTTCGCCTACCGCGGGCTGATGCTGGATGTTGCGCGCAGCTTCTTCACCGTGGCTGAGGTGAAGCAACAGATCGACGTCATGGTCCAGTTCAAACTCAATGCCCTGCACCTGCATCTCACGGACGATCAAGCGTGGCGCATCGAAATCCACGATCCCGGTGCTGAGCGCAACCCGTCCGGCCTGGACTACTCCCAGCTGACCGCGCTGGGCGGTACCGGCGCCGTGGAAGTGCCAACAGCACTCCCTCCCCGCGGCAACCAGGGGTTCTACACGCAGCAGGATTTCAGGGACATCCAGGCCTATGCCGCGGACAGGAACGTGTTGGTGGTGCCGGAAATCGATCTCCCAGGACACGTCAACGCTGCCCTCGCCGCGATTCCGCAGCTGAACCCCGATGGCCTGGCCAAGCCCATGAGCACCACCGCCGAGGTTGGTTGGTCAACCCTCACCGCCGGCCTCCCCGCTACCTACGAGTTTGCCCGCGAAGTCCTCCACCAGCTTGCGGCCATGACTGATGGACCCTACCTCCACATCGGCGGGGATGAAGCCCACGTCACCGGCCACGACGACTACGTGGACATGGTTCAGCAATTCGTCCGGATTGCCGCCGCCACCGGCAAGGGCGTGGTGGGCTGGAACGAGTTCGCCGCCGTCGAGCTTCCGGAGGGCGCCGTGGTGCAGTACTGGCACGGAGAGTTCACCAACACCGTGAAGCAGGCGGAGGCCGGAGCCAGGGTCATCATGTCCCCGGCCGCCAATACCTACCTGGACCAGAAGTACTCGCCGGAGAGCCCTGTGGGATTGTCCTGGGTGGAGGGCGGGCCCTTCACCTGGTCCGAGTACTACAACTGGGACCCCGCCCAAGGCGGACTTCATGACAGCCGGATCCTCGGCGTCGAGGGCCCGCTGTGGTCCGAAACCGTCCGCAACAACCACCAGGCCCAATGGCTCCTCTTCCCGCGCGCCATCTCCTTGGCTGAAGTGGGCTGGTCCGGTCAGGAACTGCGGAACGGAGGTGACTTCCGACGTCGGCTGGGTGCGTTCGGCGAGCGCCTCACCAACCAGGGGGTCACCTTCCAGGAAGCGCCCGACGTCGACTGGTCCGCCCAGCCTGAATGGCCATTCCCCGGGCAAATGACCGCCTCCGACTCCAAGTACGGAACAATTGAGGCATGA
- a CDS encoding DUF4032 domain-containing protein, translating into MSEQNGAQWHDEPTDYGQIGKLPRTEAASAQDTAPPASVIGSLNITAAAADPELLDLPWHIALEDWPTENLAALPRGISRHIVRFAHLGGSVIAIKETSEHVARHEYHMLRKLARLDVPCVEPVAVITGRTTADGRPLNPVLVTRHLKFSMPYRALFSQMLRKDTLTRLIDAQALLLVRLHLVGFYWGDVSLSNTLFRRDAGAFAAYLVDAETGELYPDLSMGQREYDLEIARVNIAGELMDLLDGGLIEEKVDPVATSELIMDSYRRLWTELTEKESFELGERWRVAARIRRLNELGFDVEEYAIKTTADGSTIQLQPKVVDAGHHQRRLLRLTGLDAQENQARRLLNDMDQFRADNNPELDEEISAHIWVSQIFEPIVRSIPRHLAGKLEPAEVVHEVLEHRWYMSQKQDRYVPLAETVQSYLDSVLQHRRDEAAIMLNPDTELLKILEVEVEESGRYDDEDEYPDSDD; encoded by the coding sequence ATGAGCGAGCAAAACGGAGCCCAGTGGCACGACGAACCCACCGACTACGGGCAGATCGGCAAGCTCCCCAGGACTGAGGCAGCCAGCGCGCAGGACACCGCACCCCCGGCCAGTGTGATCGGTTCGCTGAACATCACGGCCGCTGCAGCCGATCCTGAACTGCTGGACCTGCCGTGGCACATTGCACTGGAGGACTGGCCCACTGAAAACCTGGCGGCCCTACCCCGTGGTATTTCCCGGCACATTGTGCGCTTTGCCCACCTCGGCGGCTCGGTCATTGCCATCAAGGAAACCTCCGAGCACGTTGCCCGCCACGAGTACCACATGCTCCGGAAGCTGGCACGGTTGGACGTTCCCTGCGTGGAGCCGGTAGCCGTCATCACCGGCCGCACCACCGCGGACGGGCGTCCCTTGAATCCTGTGCTGGTTACCCGGCACCTGAAGTTCTCCATGCCGTACCGTGCGTTGTTCTCGCAGATGCTGCGCAAGGACACCCTGACCCGCTTGATCGACGCGCAGGCGCTGCTGCTGGTGCGCCTGCACCTTGTGGGGTTCTACTGGGGCGACGTTTCGCTGTCCAACACCCTGTTTCGCCGTGATGCCGGCGCGTTCGCCGCTTACCTGGTGGACGCGGAAACGGGCGAGCTCTACCCGGATCTCTCCATGGGCCAGCGTGAGTACGATCTTGAAATTGCCCGGGTGAACATCGCCGGTGAGCTCATGGACCTGCTGGACGGCGGGCTGATCGAGGAGAAGGTGGATCCTGTAGCCACCAGCGAGTTGATCATGGACAGCTACCGGCGGCTCTGGACTGAGCTGACGGAGAAGGAGTCCTTCGAACTCGGCGAACGCTGGCGGGTGGCTGCCCGTATCCGTCGCCTCAACGAGCTCGGTTTTGACGTTGAAGAGTACGCCATCAAGACCACGGCGGACGGCTCCACCATCCAGCTTCAGCCCAAGGTGGTGGACGCGGGCCACCACCAGCGGCGGCTGCTGCGCCTCACCGGGCTGGACGCCCAGGAGAACCAGGCCCGCCGCCTGCTCAACGACATGGACCAGTTCCGAGCGGATAACAATCCGGAGCTGGATGAGGAGATCAGCGCCCACATCTGGGTCAGCCAGATCTTCGAGCCCATTGTGCGCTCCATTCCGCGTCACTTGGCCGGAAAGCTGGAGCCGGCGGAAGTTGTCCACGAGGTCCTGGAGCACCGCTGGTACATGAGCCAGAAGCAGGACCGCTACGTTCCTTTGGCCGAGACCGTGCAGAGCTACCTGGATTCGGTTCTGCAGCATCGTCGTGACGAGGCCGCGATCATGCTGAATCCCGACACGGAGCTGTTGAAGATCCTTGAGGTCGAGGTCGAAGAATCCGGCCGTTATGACGACGAGGACGAGTACCCGGACTCGGACGACTAA